AAGAAGGACCCCATTATAATAGAGGCAGAGAAAGGGCCCATgatatttgtggtcagtggatAAGGTGCCATCTTACATTGGCGGATCTTATACTGGAAACTGGATAGGGGCCCATTAGATTGGCGGTCAATAGGAGGGTGCCCTGGTTAGTGTAGGACCCCATTAATGTTCATAATAGGCGGAGGGGGACCCTCCTATATTATAATGGGGGGTCCTTGTTCACCTATCACTATTAGAGGCAGAGAAAGGCCCCCTGACATTTCTGATCAGTGGGTGAGGAGCCATCTTACATTTAGGCAGTGGAAAAGTGAAAAATCTTATACTGGCAAGTGAATAGAGGCCCAATAGATTGGAGGTCAGTAGGAAAGGTGCCCTGTTTGGTGCACAAGGACCCCTTTTAAATTGGTAATGGGTGGACAGGGCTATCCTTTACTAGTGATGGGTGAAGAAGGACCCCCTTATATTGTAGTCTGTTGGAGGAGCCCTGGACATTTGTGGTCAGTGTGAGGGATTCCCCTTAAATTGGTGATCAGTAAGGAAGAATCCTTGTACGtgggtggtcagtggagaaggtcCCCCGTTACTTTAGGGGTTCATGGCAAAGGAACCCCTCATGTTAGCAGTCACCCCAGGAACCCCAGAATTTCACAGAACCAAGGCTAAGGAAGGCTGCcctattcaaataaatatgtTGCTGTGGGAGGATTGGATTTGGGTTCTCTTTGGGGACACAGCTTGTATTTCACAtgctttgttttctattttaggaATAGAATGAATCTGGCCGACCATTTATCCGCTGAAATCCAGAGCAGCATCACCATAGAATATCTCAATGGGTCCGGCCAAGCCCTCAATAGGAAAGTTATGCGCAATGCTTTGACCTCGCTGGGCCGTAACGAGTTTCGGGAGTTGGTCCTGAAGGTGAGAGATGGGAAACTTCCCCAGAACTTCATCCTGAAACAAATCCAACTCTTCACCCGCTTCATCAGAGATGGGAAGAGCTCCATCGTCCTCCAACCAGACAACGTCCAGCTACTGATCTCCAACTGCCCCTCGGACAAGCTCAAGCACTTCATGAAGACTCTGATGATCAAACACGAAGCTGGCAAGAACGGGAAGCCGGTGAATGACCGCATGAAATTGTTGGCCGGGCTCCCCCGCACCTTTGAGACCATTAGTCCTGTGCAGAGAAAGGACGTAGAACAAGCTAATGAGATGCGGGCCAAAGCCAATACAGAGACCCCTGTGAAGCGGAAAGGGCTGAGTAACCGGGAGCCCAATAAAACCAATGGATGCCCACAAAAACGCATAAAAGTGTTTACACGGCTCAGATATTAATACACGGCCATAACAGAACCTTCTTTTCATGTGTCAGATCTCAGAGCTGCGTCCCAGCAAGAAGCCCACCTTGAGTATGCCGAGGCAGCTGAACCTCTCCACCGAACAGTCGCTGGTGCTCAGCACCGTCCTCAGCGGGAAAAACGTCTTCTTCACCGGCAGTGCAGGTTGGTGAAAACCActtcaagtggacctgtcatcattattttatgttaagCTGATCCATACGAAGAAATGAGTTTGTACAACACTAGTTATTAGCCCACAGGAAACATCTTTGTTCAGGCCGGGGTCACTATCTACTACCTGGACTGAGATGTTTGAAGTCAGATGACAATCCTATAAATCCTGGTCACTGGGCAGGTATTGGAATGGCTCTGTTTTGTCTGCAGTCACAATTATAGTGAATCTTTGGGATATCTCCAATGGTGGTATATGGGCTCTGTACTGTCCCCAATCACTTGTTGCTACTGGAGTGGTAACCTCggtgtattttattctgttcttcCAGGCACAGGGAAGTCCTTCCTGCTGAAGAGGATCATCGGAGCTCTTCCTCCTAAAAGCACTTATGCCACAGCGAGTACAGGGGTAGCGGCCTGTCACATCGGAGGCACGACATTACACGCATTTGCAGGTTATTATtaactggtatttatatagcgctgacataatacacggtgttgtacaaagtccatagtcatgtcactagctgtcctcacATGTCACTagtgagctcacaatctaatgtccctaccatagcgaTATGTCTTTAccagagtctaaggtcaatttatgggaagccaattaacctaaccaaagaaggggagaacctgcaaactccatgcagatagtgtcctggccatgatTTTGAACTTGGGACTCCCAgtactgcaaagaccagagtgctaaccactgagccaccgtgctgccctattaTGTTAGTAAATATCCGGCTTGCTGTAGGACCCCGGGGTAAGAAGGGGGGGGGCTGCTTTGTGAAATGAAGGCTACAGCTTGATAATGCAAACTGAAGTGAATCCCCAGGCAAGGGAACTCTCTTGGTCCTTCCTTCAATAACTGAATCTGGTTTTTACAACCTCTTGGATATATTTCTAGAATTAGGTTTTTTTGGCTTCCATTGACCATCATTTTCTGCTCCAGGTATCGGCTCTGGAAAGGCTTCCCTGGAGCAATGCATTGAATTGGCCAATCGGCCAGGGGTCCGCCAGCACTGGATGAGTTGCCGTCACCTGATCATCGATGAGATCTCCATGGTGGAGAGCGAGTTTTTTGACAAGCTGGAGGCCGTTGCCCGGTATGTAATGATCCCGGATTGGGGATTTGTGGTTACACCAACTGGTTGCTGAATATTGATCTGTGCGTTTTACAGGTCTGTACGGAGGCGGGATGAACCCTTCGGAGGGATCCAGCTCATTGTCTGAGGAGATTTGATACAGCTTCCGCCGGTCACTCAAGCGTCCAGCCAGACCAAATTTTGCTTCCAGGTAGGAAGTGGCCCCATATGGCTCCAAATATGCCTGTTAAAGGGACCATGTCACCTTGTCAATGCATGCTACTACGGCCATGACTCCGCATTATACTGACCTTACTCTGACCGCTCCGACCTCTGCTTATCCAAAGGCCAGAATTAGGcaccactgataatgtaactctgCTTGGATTTGTATCCCGCACAGGCAAAGAGTTGGAGACGCTGCATCCATCTGACTATGGAGCTGACGGAAGTCCGACGACAGACCGATAAAAGATTCATTAACCTGTTACAGGCTGTTCGGTTGGGCAGGTAA
This portion of the Pyxicephalus adspersus chromosome 8, UCB_Pads_2.0, whole genome shotgun sequence genome encodes:
- the PIF1 gene encoding LOW QUALITY PROTEIN: ATP-dependent DNA helicase PIF1 (The sequence of the model RefSeq protein was modified relative to this genomic sequence to represent the inferred CDS: substituted 1 base at 1 genomic stop codon), which translates into the protein MNLADHLSAEIQSSITIEYLNGSGQALNRKVMRNALTSLGRNEFRELVLKVRDGKLPQNFILKQIQLFTRFIRDGKSSIVLQPDNVQLLISNCPSDKLKHFMKTLMIKHEAGKNGKPVNDRMKLLAGLPRTFETISPVQRKDVEQANEMRAKANTETPVKRKGLSNREPNKTNGCPQKRIKNLLFMCQISELRPSKKPTLSMPRQLNLSTEQSLVLSTVLSGKNVFFTGSAGTGKSFLLKRIIGALPPKSTYATASTGVAACHIGGTTLHAFAGIGSGKASLEQCIELANRPGVRQHWMSCRHLIIDEISMVESEFFDKLEAVARSVRRRDEPFGGIQLIVXGDLIQLPPVTQASSQTKFCFQAKSWRRCIHLTMELTEVRRQTDKRFINLLQAVRLGR